Sequence from the Rhizobium sp. TH2 genome:
GTCTGGGGGCGTATCGAAGAACGGGCGGGAAATCGCCGCCAGCTTGCAGACTTCCTCGCTGTTGTAGCGCAGTACAAACTCGGCGGCGGAGCGGCCGGTCGCGTGGTAGCCGAGCGCATCTTCCTGCTCCAGCACGACCACCGAGCGCCGGCCCGCCAGGAAATAGGCAAGCGACAGGCCGGCAATGCCGCCGCCGATGATTGCGATGTCGTAAGTCTGCATGGCGCTCTCCCCAGACGAGAGCTACAGGCAGACGCGACCGCGTTCAAATTTATAGGAGGAAAGACCGACATAAGCCAAATTGATGCTCATCTAGATGTGGATCAGTGGCTCCAGCCCCTGCATGTGGGCGAGGAATGCACGCTCTGCCGGGTTCAGCATGGCGGCGGGATTGGTGATGATGAAGACGTCGGTTTCCGGCAGGCTGTCATAGGGCGGCAGCTGCCAGAGCACGCCCTCGGCGACCATGGGCTGGGTAAGGTGCGTCGGCAGCATGCCGATGCCGACATTGGCCGCGATCAGCCGCGTGACCTCCTCGACATGCGAGGAGACGGCGCGCACTTCCTGTCCGAACGAGCCGATTGCCCGCACCGCGGTCACTGCGTTCATGTGTTGGCCACCCAGCACATCGGCGGTGAAGGCGACGTAGTAGTCGCCGCGCAGGTCGTTGAGCGCGGCATCCCTGACACCGAACAGCCGGTGGCCTCGGCCGCAATAGAGGGCATAGAACTCGCGTTTGTAGAGCAGCTTGTCGAGGCCGGGCGGGATGATGCCGTCGCACAGGCCGATGCTGGCAAGGCCGCGCTCGACGGCGCTGATGACATCGGCGGTGGTCTCGATGGTAACGCTCATCGTCACCTTGGGGTGGCTGTCGAAGAAGGAGGCCAGCCGCGCGTCCCATCCCGGATGATGGACATGGCTGACCGAATGGATGCTGACATGGCCGGAAATGTCGGTGCCCGCACTTTCGAGTGCATCAGGCAGGCGCACCACGGCGGCGAAGATCTCACGCGCCTGGCGGTGCAGCCGCTCGCCGGCCTCGGTCACCTCGAAGCGGCCCGGTC
This genomic interval carries:
- a CDS encoding LysR family transcriptional regulator; the encoded protein is MAESRLERFAHNLDWNLLRTFVVVVEEGSITAAANRLLLQQPAVSMALKRLEQTAGHRLIDRRPGRFEVTEAGERLHRQAREIFAAVVRLPDALESAGTDISGHVSIHSVSHVHHPGWDARLASFFDSHPKVTMSVTIETTADVISAVERGLASIGLCDGIIPPGLDKLLYKREFYALYCGRGHRLFGVRDAALNDLRGDYYVAFTADVLGGQHMNAVTAVRAIGSFGQEVRAVSSHVEEVTRLIAANVGIGMLPTHLTQPMVAEGVLWQLPPYDSLPETDVFIITNPAAMLNPAERAFLAHMQGLEPLIHI